The Bacillus sp. Bos-x628 genome segment CAAAACTAAACAAGACCAAAACGCACGTTGCTCCATATATCCTTAGAAAGGAGGTGATCCAGCCGCACCTTCCGATACGGCTACCTTGTTACGACTTCACCCCAATCATCTGCCCCACCTTCGGCGGCTGGCTCCATAAAGGTTACCTCACCGACTTCGGGTGTTGCAAACTCTCGTGGTGTGACGGGCGGTGTGTACAAGGCCCGGGAACGTATTCACCGCGGCATGCTGATCCGCGATTACTAGCGATTCCAGCTTCACGCAGTCGAGTTGCAGACTGCGATCCGAACTGAGAACAGATTTGTGGGATTCGCTCAACCTTGCGGTCTCGCAGCCCTTTGTTCTGTCCATTGTAGCACGTGTGTAGCCCAGGTCATAAGGGGCATGATGATTTGACGTCATCCCCACCTTCCTCCGGTTTGTCACCGGCAGTCACCTTAGAGTGCCCAACTGAATGCTGGCAACTAAGATCAAGGGTTGCGCTCGTTGCGGGACTTAACCCAACATCTCACGACACGAGCTGACGACAACCATGCACCACCTGTCTCTCTGTCCCCGAAGGGAAAGCCCTATCTCTAGGGTTGTCAGAGGATGTCAAGACCTGGTAAGGTTCTTCGCGTTGCTTCGAATTAAACCACATGCTCCACCGCTTGTGCGGGCCCCCGTCAATTCCTTTGAGTTTCAGTCTTGCGACCGTACTCCCCAGGCGGAGTGCTTAATGCGTTAGCTGCAGCACTAAGGGGCGGAAACCCCCTAACACTTAGCACTCATCGTTTACGGCGTGGACTACCAGGGTATCTAATCCTGTTCGCTCCCCACGCTTTCGCTCCTCAGCGTCAGTTACAGACCAGAGAGTCGCCTTCGCCACTGGTGTTCCTCCACATCTCTACGCATTTCACCGCTACACGTGGAATTCCACTCTCCTCTTCTGCACTCAAGTTCCCCAGTTTCCAATGACCTTCCCCGGTTGAGCCGGGGGCTTTCACATCAGACTTAAGAAACCGCCTGCGAGCCCTTTACGCCCAATAATTCCGGACAACGCTTGCCACCTACGTATTACCGCGGCTGCTGGCACGTAGTTAGCCGTGGCTTTCTGGTTAGGTACCGTCATGGTACGAGCAGTGACTCTCGTACTTGTTCTTCCCTAACAACAGAGCTTTACGATCCGAAAACCTTCTTCACTCACGCGGCGTTGCTCCGTCAGACTTTCGTCCATTGCGGAAGATTCCCTACTGCTGCCTCCCGTAGGAGTCTGGGCCGTGTCTCAGTCCCAGTGTGGCCGATCACCCTCTCAGGTCGGCTACGCATCGTCGCCTTGGTGAGCCATTACCTCACCAACTAGCTAATGCGCCGCGGGTCCATCTGTAAGTGACAGCCGAAACCGTCTTTCATCCTTGAACCATGCGGTTCAAGGAATTATCCGGTATTAGCTCCGGTTTCCCGGAGTTATCCCAGTCTTACAGGCAGGTTACCCACGTGTTACTCACCCGTCCGCCGCTAACTTCCAGGAGCAAGCTCCCTTCTGTTCGCTCGACTTGCATGTATTAGGCACGCCGCCAGCGTTCGTCCTGAGCCAGGATCAAACTCTCCGAAGTATGCAGGATGCATATCACACATGCGCTGCTACACAATGTAACTTAGCATGTAATCATTCTCCTGCCTCGTCAGTTTGACTGACTACCTATGATGTATCATAGGATTTTTTATCAAATCTCGAATGAACAGGTACGTTTTGTCTTGTTTAGTTTTCAAAGATCATCTTCACCGTTCTTAGCGACTTTAATAATGTAACATTTCGCTTCATCATATGTCAACAACTTTTTCAAGTTTATTTTCTGAAGCTTTTTGTGTCATTGTGTGTCAGAGACGATTAATAATATATCACGAAAACAATCTATTGGTCAACGTCTTTTTGAAACTTTTTTTGAAATAGTTTTGTTGTGCATTTCTAATCCTTGTTCCGCATACAATCAATTAACAATCTTGGACAAGGCAGGAGGATTTGAATTGAGTCGATTATATGTGTTGCCCATCAAACGGCTGAAGCAGATTGTCATTATTCTTGTAGCAGCCCTTGCAGCTGCAACCTTTTTTTATGTACAAAAGGCACCGCCGCTGTCCGTATTTAAAACAGAAAATGGACCGAGAGCAATTTATAAAGGAGAAACTTCATCAAAAAACGTTTCCTTTACTTTTAATATTGGGTGGGGAGATGAGAAAGCCGTTCCTATTCTAAACGTCCTTCGAGAGTACGATATGAAGAATGCCACTTTCTTTCTTTCCGCTTCTTGGGCAGAGCGTCATCCTGATATCGTAAAACGAATTAAGGAGGACGGGCATCAAATCGGCAGCCTTGGCTATGCTTATAAAAATTATAGCCAGCTTGAAGAAAGTGAAATGAAGCGAGATCTTGTTAGAGCGCAAAATGCATTCCAAAAGCTCGGGCTAGATGACATTTACCTATTAAGGCCACCAACTGGGCAATTTAATGAAACAGTATTGAAAATTGCAACACAGTACGGCTATACCGTTGTGCATTATAGCATCAACTCTCAAGATTGGCTGAACCCGGGCGTCGATCAGATTGTACACAATGTAAATGATCGATTGAAAAGCGGAGACATAGTTCTGTTTCACGCCTCAGATTCAGCGACTCAAACCGCTCAGGCATTACCAGCCATCCTTCAGCATTTAAAAGAGAAAAATTTAAAAAATGTCACAGTTGGCGAGCTCATCTCCAATACCAAATCAAAATCAACTGAAGTTAAGTAGCTTTTGCCTTTGAGAACCGCGGCATGGCTAACAACTGAAAAGCATTGCAGCCTAACAGCGGGAAAAGCATTAAATACAGCCAGTCCTCTTCATTGACTCTGAGCGCCGGGAACCACTCTAAGGACGTAATAACCACCATGAGAAATAGTGCGGAAATAAATGTTTTCTTTGAGGACTGCTGCTGTTTAAAATAAGCCACGATCAATGCAAACAAACCAATCAATACAGGCAGCCACAAGTATGGAAAGAATGATTCATTCTCCCCGAAAAATAAAAATCGTAAATAAGCTAAATCAAACAGTACAAAAATGACGAGAAACAGTTGAATGGAATTCCATAAAGAATGTGACCGGAAAATTTCCAGCGCAAACCGGTGCACCGTCAAAAAGACAACAAATCCCATTTGACTAATGACACTAAAGATCATCCCCACACCAACAAACCAAAATAGCACAGACGCAATCTCCAAGAATTCAAATGACACAAACAGCTTCTGATATTTCCCCCACTCCAGTGCAAAGCCAACCACGCTAGTAATAACTGCTCCAACAGCTAGAACAGAGAAGAAAAAACGAACTAATTCCCGACTTTTCATTAAATTAATCCAACCCCTATTTTTGTTATGTATAAATTCACGTGAAACATTCATATTAAAAGTAAGACATGTAACGAAAGGAGCCACAGTATGTCAAAAGGCATCTTGCGTATAATGAGCTGTTTTCTTCTTTTATCTCTAACAGCTTGTGCTCCCAAAACCCAATCCTCATCTCATATGGACTATGACGAAACAAAGAA includes the following:
- the pdaB gene encoding polysaccharide deacetylase family sporulation protein PdaB; this encodes MSRLYVLPIKRLKQIVIILVAALAAATFFYVQKAPPLSVFKTENGPRAIYKGETSSKNVSFTFNIGWGDEKAVPILNVLREYDMKNATFFLSASWAERHPDIVKRIKEDGHQIGSLGYAYKNYSQLEESEMKRDLVRAQNAFQKLGLDDIYLLRPPTGQFNETVLKIATQYGYTVVHYSINSQDWLNPGVDQIVHNVNDRLKSGDIVLFHASDSATQTAQALPAILQHLKEKNLKNVTVGELISNTKSKSTEVK
- a CDS encoding KinB-signaling pathway activation protein produces the protein MKSRELVRFFFSVLAVGAVITSVVGFALEWGKYQKLFVSFEFLEIASVLFWFVGVGMIFSVISQMGFVVFLTVHRFALEIFRSHSLWNSIQLFLVIFVLFDLAYLRFLFFGENESFFPYLWLPVLIGLFALIVAYFKQQQSSKKTFISALFLMVVITSLEWFPALRVNEEDWLYLMLFPLLGCNAFQLLAMPRFSKAKAT